One Methermicoccus shengliensis DSM 18856 genomic region harbors:
- a CDS encoding dockerin type I domain-containing protein: MYMAGDANGDGVVNILDAAIVGLNWNRRA; this comes from the coding sequence GTGTACATGGCAGGAGATGCCAACGGAGATGGCGTCGTGAACATTCTGGATGCTGCCATTGTGGGATTGAACTGGAACAGGAGGGCGTGA
- a CDS encoding type II toxin-antitoxin system HicB family antitoxin: MEVLTAILHKEEDMYVAECPEVGTVSQGKTIEEAVSNLKEATELYLEEFPLKERSKTLLTTFEVALRAKA; encoded by the coding sequence ATGGAGGTACTCACAGCGATACTCCACAAAGAGGAGGACATGTATGTGGCAGAGTGCCCAGAGGTTGGCACAGTGAGCCAGGGCAAGACCATTGAGGAGGCTGTAAGCAACCTCAAGGAGGCCACCGAGCTTTACTTGGAGGAGTTTCCGCTGAAGGAGAGAAGTAAGACACTCCTGACAACGTTTGAGGTGGCACTCCGTGCCAAGGCTTAG